From a single Gadus morhua chromosome 3, gadMor3.0, whole genome shotgun sequence genomic region:
- the nt5c2b gene encoding cytosolic purine 5'-nucleotidase isoform X2 — translation MGVSDGCVSVPLPSCDTGFKDGDLFMSFKSMFQDVRDSVDWVHAKGTLKSKTLENLEKYVVKDAKLSLLLSRMNEVSKVFLATNSDYKYTDKIMTYLFDFSHGPKDSAHRPWQSYFDLILVDARKPLFFGEGTVLRQVDTTTGRLKIGTYTGPLQHGIVYSGGSSDMVCDLLGAKGKDIVYIGDHIFGDILKSKKRQGWRTFLVIPELAQELHVWTDKSSLFEELQGLDVFLAELYKHLDSSSNERPDISAIQRRVKRVTHDMDMCYGMMGSLFRSGSRQTLFASQVMRYADLYAASFINLLYYPFSYLFRASHVLMPHESTVEHAHVDFDVESPLATRNRTPCGECQDGDCKRGHLTRSVSEIKPPNLFPHTPQEITHCHDEDDDEEEEEEEEEEEEEEE, via the exons ATGGGCGTCTCCGacggctgtgtgtctgtccctctccccagcTGTGACACGGGCTTCAAGGACGGGGACCTCTTCATGTCCTTCAAGAGCATGTTCCAGGACGTCCGCGACTCCGTCGACTGGGTCCACGCCAAG GGAACGCTGAAGTCTAAGACCCTAGAGAACCTGGAGAAGTATGTGGTTAAAGAT GCAAAGCTGTCCCTCCTCCTGAGCCGGATGAACGAGGTGTCCAAAGTCTTCCTCGCGACCAACAGTGACTACAAGTACACTGAC AAAATCATGACCTACCTGTTTGACTTCTCCCACGGCCCAAAG GACTCCGCCCACCGGCCCTGGCAGTCCTACTTCGACCTCATCCTGGTGGACGCCAGGAAGCCGCTGTTCTTCGGAGAGGGGACGGTGCTGCGGCAGGTGGACACG ACCACCGGCCGTCTGAAGATAGGGACCTACACCGGCCCCCTGCAGCACGGGATCGTCTACTCTGGGG GCTCCTCTGACATGGTGTGTGACCTGCTGGGGGCCAAGGGGAAGGACATCGTGTACATCGGGGACCACATCTTCGGGGACATCCTGAAGTCCAAGAAGAGGCAGGGCTGGAGGACCTTCCTGGTGATCCCCGAGCTGGCTCAGGAGCTGCATGTGTGGACCGACAAGAGCt ccctgtTTGAGGAGCTCCAGGGTCTGGACGTCTTCCTGGCAGAGCTCTATAA GCACctggacagcagcagcaacgAGAGGCCGGACATCAGCGCCATCCAGAGGAGAGTGAAG AGGGTGACCCATGACATGGACATGTGCTACGGCATGATGGGCAGCCTGTTCCGGAGCGGATCCCGCCAGACGCTGTTCGCCTCCCAGGTGATGCGCTACGCAGACCTCTACGCTGCCTCCTTCATCAACCTGCTCTACTACCCCTTCAGCTACCTCTTCAGGGCCTCGCACGTACTG ATGCCCCACGAGTCGACGGTGGAGCACGCCCACGTGGACTTCGACGTGGAGTCGCCCCTCGCCACTCGCAACCGCACGCCGTGCGGGGAGTGTCAGGACGGGGACTGCAAGCGCGGACACCTGACGCGCTCCGTCAGCGAGATCAAACCGCCCAACCTgttcccccacaccccccaggAAATCACCCACTGCCACGACGAAgatgacgacgaggaggaggaggaggaggaggaggaagaggaggaggaggaggaatag